The following proteins come from a genomic window of Lolium rigidum isolate FL_2022 chromosome 5, APGP_CSIRO_Lrig_0.1, whole genome shotgun sequence:
- the LOC124654319 gene encoding RING-H2 finger protein ATL67-like, giving the protein MASGVSTSMVLTLLGFCVSVLFIVFVCTRLVCALVRRRRRRRRASPMPPGFPPLAANYFFAVQVDRLGGAQPAAGPAAGGLDPAAVAAFPTRAFSAACGSPTSSNASDAAPQCVVCLAEYEDKDVLLTLPYCGHNFHMACIDAWLKQHSTCPVCRISLSDYPDSKHTVPPLPSAVMIPPYSPEASISDPCHCLFVGTGHSPRPSEVLRNEPDQANQTVPGPSLDGPNNLTLSEVTTPGEITTKQ; this is encoded by the exons aTGGCCTCGGGGGTGTCGACCAGCATGGTGCTCACGCTGCTCGGCTTCTGCGTCAGCGTCCTCTTCATCGTCTTCGTCTGCACCAGGCTCGTCTGCGCgctcgtgcggcggcggcgccgccgccgccgcgcctcgcccATGCCGCCCGGCTTCCCGCCCCTCGCCGCCAACTACTTCTTCGCGGTCCAGGTGGACCGCCTCGGGGGCGCCCAGCCCGCCGCGGGGCCCGCCGCGGGGGGGCTcgaccccgccgccgtcgccgccttcccCACCCGCGCCTTCTCCGCCGCATGCGGCTCCCCCACCTCCTCCAACGCCTCCGACGCCGCCCCACA GTGTGTCGTCTGCCTTGCAGAATACGAAGATAAAGATGTGCTCCTCACACTCCCTTACTGTGGCCACAATTTTCATATGGCCTGCATAGATGCTTGGCTAAAGCAGCACTCAACATGCCCAGTCTGCAGAATTTCACTGTCTGACTATCCTGATAGCAAGCACACGGTGCCCCCTTTACCAAGTGCAGTGATGATACCTCCTTATTCTCCCGAAGCATCAATAAGTGATCCATGCCACTGCCTGTTTGTCGGCACGGGCCATTCGCCAAGGCCATCAGAGGTTCTTCGAAACGAACCCGACCAGGCGAATCAGACAGTGCCTGGTCCATCCCTGGATGGGCCAAACAACTTGACATTGTCTGAGGTTACCACTCCTGGGGAAATAACAACCAAACAGTAA
- the LOC124654320 gene encoding stress-response A/B barrel domain-containing protein At5g22580-like translates to MEFKHLCLVRFKDGVVVDDIIQELSKLAAELDMIKFFGWGKDVLNQDALTQGFTHVFSLCFDSAEDLAAYMGHEKHGAFAATFMAALDKVIVMDFPFVVAKPAPQPEA, encoded by the exons ATGGAGTTCAAGCACCTGTGCCTGGTAAGGTTCAAGGACGGCGTCGTGGTGGATGACATCATTCAGGAGCTCAGCAAGCTCGCCGCAGAGCTGGACATGATCAAGTTCTTTGGGTG GGGAAAAGACGTTCTGAACCAGGACGCGCTGACACAGGGCTTCACCCACGTCTTCTCCTTGTGCTTCGACAGCGCCGAGGACCTGGCGGCGTACATGGGCCACGAGAAGCACGGCGCGTTCGCCGCCACATTCATGGCTGCGCTCGACAAGGTCATCGTCATGGACTTCCCCTTCGTCGTTGCCAAGCCGGCGCCACAGCCCGAGGCTTGA
- the LOC124651515 gene encoding stress-response A/B barrel domain-containing protein At5g22580-like, which produces MGEFKHLCAARFKEGVVVDDIIQELTKLAAELDAVKFFGWGKNVLDQEALTRGFTHVFVLTFATAEDLAACLGHGKHCAFGATFMAALDDVVVMNFPLVFVKPAPPA; this is translated from the exons ATGGGCGAGTTCAAGCACCTGTGCGCGGCCAGGTTCAAGGAGGGCGTCGTGGTGGACGATATCATTCAGGAGCTCACCAAGCTCGCCGCCGAGCTCGACGCCGTCAAATTCTTCGGCTG GGGAAAGAACGTGCTGGACCAGGAGGCGCTCACGCGGGGCTTCACCCACGTCTTCGTGCTGACCTTCGCCACCGCCGAGGACCTGGCGGCGTGCTTGGGCCACGGGAAGCACTGCGCTTTCGGGGCTACGTTCATGGCCGCGCTCGACGATGTCGTCGTCATgaacttccccctcgtcttcgtcAAGCCGGCGCCTCCTGCCTGA
- the LOC124651434 gene encoding uncharacterized protein LOC124651434 gives MVSASSLLLPSSMRDLASCIGDGAVRVACASPASTLTSSSGGAASGNSGSASTLSVTVSYRATLLSSGAPPLLLRLTWAHSAVGPTLSFSPSAAAPSVLLRRRRGTRSVSLSGTGGAVEDAEAEAESPALALFWDLTAARYDPGASPEPLYGYYFVAVAGAEVVLAVGDQAAEFVKTKLEGQISRARCVAVARRERVVVADPAAMHTARVRFAEGGPEHEVSVGCATSSGPGGGEELWVSVDGKRAVQARRLRWNFRGNQTVFVDGAPVDVMWDLYGWWFRDPPGCAVVMLRARSALESRLWLEEEGAAPGFSLVVQAFKAPP, from the coding sequence ATGGTGAGCGCCTCCAGCCTGCTGCTGCCGTCCTCCATGCGCGACCTCGCGTCCTGCATCGGCGACGGCGCCGTCCGCGTCGCCTGCGCCAGCCCCGCATCCAccctcacctcctcctccggcggcgccgcctccggcaactccggctccgcctccaccctcTCCGTCACCGTCTCCTACCGCGCCACGCTCCTGAGctccggcgcgccgccgctgctgctgcgcctCACCTGGGCCCACTCTGCGGTCGGCCCCACCCTCTCCTtctccccctccgccgccgcgccctccgttCTCCTGCGCAGGCGCAGGGGCACACGCTCCGTCTCCCTGTCCGGCACCGGCGGCGCCGTCGAagacgcggaggcggaggcggagtccCCAGCGCTCGCCCTGTTCTGGGACCTGACGGCCGCGCGCTACGACCCGGGGGCCTCCCCGGAGCCGCTCTACGGGTACTACTTCGTGGCCGTGGCCGGCGCGGAGGTGGTCCTCGCCGTGGGCGACCAGGCCGCGGAGTTCGTCAAGACCAAGCTCGAGGGCCAGATCTCCAGGGCGCGGTGCGTGGCGGTGGCCCGCCGGGAACGCGTCGTGGTGGCCGACCCGGCGGCAATGCACACCGCGCGGGTGCGCTTCGCGGAGGGCGGGCCGGAGCACGAGGTCAGCGTCGGCTGCGCCACCAGCTCCGGGCCCGGCGGAGGCGAGGAGCTCTGGGTCAGCGTCGACGGGAAGCGGGCCGTGCAGGCGCGCCGCCTGCGCTGGAACTTCAGGGGCAACCAGACCGTCTTCGTCGACGGCGCGCCCGTCGACGTCATGTGGGACCTCTACGGCTGGTGGTTCCGGGACCCGCCGGGCTGCGCGGTCGTCATGCTCCGGGCCAGGAGCGCGCTCGAGAGCCGCCTTTGGCTGGAGGAGGAAGGCGCCGCGCCGGGGTTCTCGCTCGTCGTCCAGGCATTCAAGGCCCCGCCTTGA